In Triticum dicoccoides isolate Atlit2015 ecotype Zavitan unplaced genomic scaffold, WEW_v2.0 scaffold170659, whole genome shotgun sequence, the DNA window GCGCATACCTTCACAAGGCCGTCGATTTCATCTCTGACTACTACACCAACGTCGAGTCTATGCCGGTTCTGCCCAACGTGAAGCCGGGATACCTGCAAGACGAGCTGAGCGCGTCCCCGCCGACCCACTCCGCATCATTCGATGTCACCATGAAGGAGCTCAGGACCTCCGTTGTCCCCGGCATGACACATTGGGCTAGCCCCAATTTCTTCGCCTTCTTTCCCTCCACCAACAGCGCCGCTGCCATCGCCGGCGACCTCATCGCCTCTGCCATGAACACTGTTGGATTCACGTGGCAGGCCTCGCCCGCGGCCACCGAGATGGAGGTTCTCGCTCTTGACTGGCTTGCGCAGCTTCTGCGCCTACCCACTACCTTCATGAACCGCACCAGTACTGGACGTGGCACCGGCGGTGGTGTCATCCTCGGCACAACCAGCGAGGCAATGCTCGTCACGCTAGTGGCCGCTCGTGATGCAGCGCTGCATCGGAGCGGCTCAGTCGGCGTGTCCCACCTACCACGCTTGGCTGTCTATGCTGCCGACCAGACCCACTCCACGTTCTTCAAGGCATGCCGCCTCGCAGGTTTCGACCCCGCCAACATCCGCTCAATCCCTACTGGGCCGGAAACTAACTACGGGCTCAACCCGTCCAAGCTTCTCGAGGTAATGCAAGCTGATGCCGATGCCGGTCTCGTGCCCACATATGTCTGTGCCACGGTGGGCACCACATCTTCCAATGCCGTCGACCCAGTGGGCGCCATCGCCGACGTTGCCGCCATGTTCAATGCATGG includes these proteins:
- the LOC119344493 gene encoding tryptophan decarboxylase 1-like, which gives rise to MGSLDANPVSFSAFPDDKAVFEPLNPEDVRAYLHKAVDFISDYYTNVESMPVLPNVKPGYLQDELSASPPTHSASFDVTMKELRTSVVPGMTHWASPNFFAFFPSTNSAAAIAGDLIASAMNTVGFTWQASPAATEMEVLALDWLAQLLRLPTTFMNRTSTGRGTGGGVILGTTSEAMLVTLVAARDAALHRSGSVGVSHLPRLAVYAADQTHSTFFKACRLAGFDPANIRSIPTGPETNYGLNPSKLLEVMQADADAGLVPTYVCATVGTTSSNAVDPVGAIADVAAMFNAWVHVDAAYAGSACICPEFRHHLDGVEHVDSISMSPHKWLLTCLDCTCLYVRDAHRLSDSLETNPEYLKNDATESGEVTDLKDMQVGVGRRFRGLKLWMVMRTYGTAKLQEHIRSDVAMAKMFEDFVRADNRFEVVVPRNFALVCFRIKPSGAMTEEDADEANRVLMENLNKTGKAYLAHTVVGDKFVLRFAVGSSLQEERHVTSAWDLIKKTTSGIMD